A genomic window from Chitinophaga pollutisoli includes:
- a CDS encoding RagB/SusD family nutrient uptake outer membrane protein yields MRISKYCSIVLGALLLGTAGCKKLDLGPSYQDTDLTFWEKPDAAENSLNNVYAGMYSSDYFFFNESLSDNAFSSSSVNGGQAQSIAAGAYDGRTNRVAGEWAFHFGGIRNVNNLLANIDKVPGLDGGLKSRYIAEARFVRAYHYFHLVNWYGNVPLIKNEISYEESFRIARSPKAEVVNYVLTELDEIVGALPAKAEYPETDKGRITKGAAAALKAKVLLYESKWNDAASVLEQIMNGTYGTYTLFNSYAGLFEAQNENNSEVILNLEFVPVHRTHSMQRFFIPFTEGTLISGMAPSQSLVDDFIMTNGKGINDAQSGYDANDPFHNRDPRLEASIIHDGSSFMTKRGETVTIRTAPGTGDNALDKADASKTGYYFRKYYDRTADGNNNSGLNLILIRYADVLLMYAEAKAMQNQLDEATWNKTIRLIRQRAGFTDPAALNFSAYAGVGNAALVNIVRRERRCEMALESDRVFDIRRWKIAEAVMNGPLYGMKVGNANVVADRRVFNAAKHYLWPVPQADIDMNQNLLPNNPNW; encoded by the coding sequence ATGAGGATTAGCAAATATTGTTCTATAGTGCTGGGGGCGCTCCTGCTGGGGACGGCGGGGTGCAAGAAGCTCGATCTGGGCCCTTCCTACCAGGACACCGACCTCACCTTCTGGGAAAAGCCGGATGCCGCGGAGAATAGCCTGAATAACGTATACGCAGGGATGTATTCTTCCGACTACTTCTTCTTCAACGAAAGCCTGAGCGACAATGCTTTCAGCTCCAGCTCCGTGAATGGCGGGCAGGCACAGAGCATCGCCGCGGGCGCGTACGACGGGAGGACCAACCGCGTGGCAGGGGAGTGGGCGTTTCATTTCGGAGGGATCCGTAATGTCAACAACCTGCTGGCCAATATCGATAAAGTGCCCGGCCTCGACGGGGGATTGAAATCCCGGTACATCGCCGAAGCGCGTTTCGTGCGGGCATATCATTACTTCCACCTCGTGAACTGGTACGGCAATGTGCCGCTGATCAAAAATGAGATTTCGTATGAAGAGAGCTTCCGTATCGCGCGTTCGCCGAAAGCGGAAGTGGTGAATTATGTATTGACCGAGCTGGATGAAATCGTGGGCGCGCTGCCCGCCAAAGCAGAATATCCGGAAACGGACAAAGGCCGCATCACAAAAGGAGCGGCTGCCGCGCTGAAGGCGAAAGTGCTGCTGTACGAAAGCAAATGGAACGATGCCGCAAGCGTGCTGGAGCAGATCATGAACGGCACTTACGGTACGTACACGCTTTTTAATTCCTATGCGGGATTATTTGAAGCGCAAAATGAGAATAACAGTGAGGTAATCCTGAACCTGGAATTCGTGCCGGTACACCGGACGCATTCGATGCAGCGTTTCTTCATCCCCTTCACCGAAGGTACCCTCATCAGCGGCATGGCGCCTTCCCAGTCGCTCGTGGATGATTTCATCATGACGAATGGTAAAGGCATCAACGACGCGCAATCCGGTTACGATGCCAACGATCCCTTCCACAACCGCGATCCGCGCCTGGAAGCGAGCATCATCCACGACGGATCTTCCTTTATGACCAAACGCGGCGAAACCGTAACGATCCGCACCGCCCCCGGCACCGGCGATAACGCGCTGGACAAGGCGGACGCATCCAAAACCGGATATTATTTCCGCAAATATTACGACCGCACAGCAGACGGCAACAACAATTCCGGCCTCAACCTCATCCTCATCCGCTATGCCGACGTGCTGCTGATGTACGCCGAGGCGAAAGCCATGCAAAACCAGCTGGACGAAGCCACCTGGAACAAAACGATCCGACTGATCCGTCAACGCGCCGGTTTCACCGACCCCGCGGCCCTCAATTTCTCCGCTTATGCGGGTGTGGGCAACGCCGCGCTGGTGAATATCGTACGCCGCGAGCGCCGTTGCGAAATGGCACTGGAAAGCGACCGGGTATTTGATATCCGCCGCTGGAAGATCGCTGAAGCGGTGATGAACGGTCCGCTCTACGGGATGAAAGTAGGCAATGCCAACGTGGTGGCCGACCGCCGCGTATTCAATGCCGCCAAACATTACCTGTGGCCTGTTCCGCAAGCAGATATCGACATGAACCAAAACCTCCTGCCGAACAATCCCAACTGGTGA
- a CDS encoding SusE domain-containing protein, whose protein sequence is MIRSLSFHISCMLAAVLAIGGFSSCEKENSINSNISTVKELYYPEVGKYLKLQPATSAVVNFEWSAARAEDGSLVMYEVAFDTLGGDFQRPIYTVASNSNGVQNALALSHKVLNSIASKAGIQPSGTGTLQWTVIASKGLNAKRADSTRTIVVERPSGFTEIPSNVFITGTASEGGDDIAQAQAMKMGADGVFEIFTQLKAGSFTFVDRNSGTPVTYSINGTRLQEGGENQQTSEKIYRIRLDFANAAAEMTEITGVGLFASAYNKTVGTLAYTGNGTWALENMPIAYYDFGSWKDDRFKFQFLTADAGGTAGVMYYGSVNASNSTPPDANTPEAYYKLVQVDNSQWDFTYKYPAGSDGKSADVKLQLNATKDYAYELTVH, encoded by the coding sequence ATGATACGTTCTCTCTCCTTCCACATATCCTGCATGCTGGCCGCGGTACTGGCCATCGGGGGCTTCAGCTCCTGCGAAAAGGAAAATTCCATCAACAGCAACATTTCCACGGTAAAAGAACTATACTACCCGGAAGTGGGCAAATATCTCAAGCTTCAACCCGCCACCAGCGCGGTCGTGAACTTTGAATGGAGTGCAGCGCGCGCGGAAGACGGGAGCCTCGTAATGTACGAGGTAGCTTTCGATACGCTGGGCGGCGACTTCCAGCGGCCGATTTACACCGTAGCTTCCAATAGCAACGGCGTGCAGAACGCGCTGGCGCTTTCCCATAAAGTGCTCAACAGCATCGCCAGCAAAGCAGGCATCCAGCCTTCGGGCACGGGGACGCTGCAATGGACGGTGATCGCCAGCAAAGGCCTCAACGCCAAACGCGCCGATTCCACCCGTACCATCGTGGTGGAAAGGCCTTCCGGATTCACAGAGATCCCTTCTAACGTGTTCATTACCGGTACGGCTTCCGAAGGAGGCGATGACATTGCCCAGGCGCAAGCCATGAAAATGGGTGCCGACGGCGTGTTCGAGATATTCACCCAGCTGAAAGCCGGTTCCTTCACCTTCGTAGACCGCAACAGCGGCACCCCGGTTACGTATTCCATTAACGGAACACGCCTGCAGGAAGGTGGCGAAAACCAACAAACCAGTGAGAAAATCTATCGCATCCGCCTCGATTTCGCCAACGCCGCCGCTGAAATGACCGAGATCACCGGAGTCGGGCTGTTTGCGTCTGCGTACAACAAAACCGTTGGCACGCTCGCTTACACCGGCAACGGTACCTGGGCGCTCGAGAACATGCCCATCGCTTACTATGATTTCGGCAGCTGGAAGGACGACCGTTTCAAATTCCAATTCCTGACAGCGGACGCGGGCGGAACAGCAGGTGTGATGTACTACGGCAGCGTAAACGCTTCCAACTCCACCCCGCCCGACGCCAACACGCCGGAAGCATATTACAAACTGGTGCAGGTGGATAATTCGCAGTGGGATTTCACGTACAAATATCCCGCAGGATCCGACGGTAAATCGGCCGATGTCAAACTGCAACTGAACGCAACGAAAGATTATGCTTACGAACTGACCGTTCACTAA
- a CDS encoding TonB-dependent receptor, whose amino-acid sequence MKPMLGYCHVIVERLLRKNGRQIMALLLMLGMAHASLAQNARTITGRVTDDASKDPIPGASVVLKGTTVGTATTAEGTFSLNIPAGANQVLVISSIGFASQEVAIGSGPLNVSLKTASSTLSDVVVVGYGTQKRGSLTGAVSTVTAKDLEGKPVTSAVQALQGAAPNLIIQQNATEPGAAININVRGVSTVNNSSPLILVDGVPGSLDLLNPNDIESISVLKDAASSAIYGSRAANGVILVTTKKGKASKIPRVTYNGIMGAQQPTFLIKPVSGVEYMQLKNEALVNSGQNAQFSPEQIRLQGEKGSEKWWMDEVMRSAALQHNHNLGVSGAVGKVNYLVSGGYLDQNSLYRGPDYGYKRYNGRANLSTQLGKLKLGGNFAYAKQKIREHAYYSDWLISTAIRIPTIYPIKDADGKYFLAPTASNNPLAQLEQGGRRLYNNDSYNYMANAEYAITKHLSAKVVYGADVRVNNMDEFRKSIDYAPYSGSDNQSSRTVNHARSIQDNFQAMLNYERTFNGKHEVKGMLGYATEGWKNEYDQTRRLNVDNITGDSTAGTQTLTGFNDTYGTRIDQWALNSGFGRFNYAYDNKYYFEFNFRYDASSRFAKGNRGAFFPSFSAAWRITDEPFMEVVKEKLGDLKLRGSWGQLGNQQIISNYGYLNVYTTVSNMYGFNNLPQSGSSFAVGNPVITWESANSANIGFDLSMLDNRLTISYDYFHKITDNILLQLPAPGLYGATPAFQNAGKVKNQGYELAINYRAKTGDFNHTIGANLADNLNEIVDFKGRTFIQEGDVTYINREGFPISSYYGYQADGFYQSLEDIKNSPKPSFVNEVKPGDIKYVDRNGDGIIDNRDRFVMGNPFPRFTFGLNYSVNWKGFDASIFIQGVGKRNVYLRGEGVEAFHNNWDNVYSRHMDRWTPNNPNADYPRLTIGTASVNNNANSTFWLENAAYARLKNAQIGYTLPASFTNKAKIQKMRIYLTGQNLFTVTGMKNGMDPELTEFNSTLNLNALSSSTSGRIYPVQKVWAVGLDINF is encoded by the coding sequence ATGAAGCCTATGCTTGGTTATTGTCACGTTATCGTAGAGAGGCTCTTGCGGAAGAACGGCCGCCAAATTATGGCGCTGTTGCTGATGCTGGGGATGGCCCACGCATCCCTCGCCCAAAATGCCCGGACTATCACCGGGCGCGTCACTGACGACGCATCCAAAGATCCCATCCCGGGCGCTTCCGTCGTGCTGAAAGGAACGACCGTCGGAACGGCGACCACGGCCGAAGGGACCTTTTCCCTCAATATTCCCGCCGGCGCCAACCAGGTGCTGGTCATCTCTTCCATCGGCTTCGCCAGCCAGGAAGTGGCCATCGGGAGCGGCCCGCTGAACGTATCCCTCAAAACCGCCAGCAGCACACTTTCTGATGTGGTGGTGGTAGGTTACGGCACGCAGAAGCGGGGAAGCCTTACCGGCGCCGTGAGCACGGTAACGGCCAAGGACCTGGAAGGCAAGCCTGTTACCAGTGCGGTGCAGGCGCTGCAGGGTGCCGCCCCGAACCTCATCATCCAGCAGAATGCCACCGAGCCCGGTGCGGCGATCAATATCAACGTCCGCGGAGTGAGCACGGTGAACAACTCCAGTCCGCTGATCCTGGTGGACGGCGTTCCCGGTTCGCTGGATCTCCTTAATCCGAACGACATTGAAAGCATCAGCGTACTGAAAGACGCGGCGTCATCCGCCATCTACGGTTCGCGCGCGGCCAACGGCGTTATCCTCGTGACCACGAAGAAAGGCAAGGCCAGCAAGATTCCCCGTGTTACCTACAACGGCATCATGGGAGCGCAGCAGCCGACTTTCCTCATCAAACCGGTAAGCGGCGTGGAATACATGCAGCTGAAAAACGAAGCACTGGTGAACTCCGGGCAAAACGCGCAGTTCTCACCAGAGCAGATCCGCCTGCAAGGGGAGAAGGGTTCAGAAAAATGGTGGATGGATGAAGTGATGCGCTCCGCGGCCCTTCAGCACAACCACAACCTCGGTGTAAGCGGGGCAGTGGGCAAAGTGAATTACCTCGTTTCCGGCGGGTATCTCGACCAAAACAGCCTGTACCGGGGACCTGACTACGGATACAAACGTTATAACGGCCGCGCCAACCTCAGCACCCAATTGGGCAAACTGAAGCTGGGTGGTAACTTTGCTTACGCGAAACAGAAGATCCGCGAGCATGCGTATTATTCCGACTGGCTGATCTCCACCGCCATCCGCATCCCCACCATCTACCCGATCAAGGATGCAGACGGTAAATATTTCCTGGCGCCCACGGCTTCCAACAACCCGCTGGCGCAGCTGGAGCAGGGCGGCCGCAGGCTGTACAATAACGACAGCTACAACTACATGGCCAACGCCGAATACGCGATCACCAAGCACCTGTCCGCCAAAGTGGTGTATGGCGCCGACGTCCGCGTGAACAATATGGACGAGTTCCGTAAGTCGATCGACTACGCGCCGTATTCCGGTTCCGACAATCAAAGCTCCCGCACCGTGAACCACGCCCGCAGCATCCAGGACAACTTCCAGGCGATGCTGAACTACGAGCGCACCTTCAACGGGAAGCACGAAGTGAAGGGGATGCTGGGTTACGCAACGGAAGGATGGAAGAACGAATATGACCAGACGCGCCGCCTCAATGTAGACAATATCACCGGCGACTCTACCGCAGGCACCCAAACGCTGACAGGCTTCAACGACACGTATGGTACGCGTATCGACCAGTGGGCGCTGAATTCCGGTTTCGGGCGTTTCAACTACGCATACGACAATAAATATTATTTCGAATTCAACTTCCGGTACGACGCTTCCAGCCGTTTCGCCAAAGGCAACCGCGGCGCGTTCTTCCCATCGTTCTCCGCGGCATGGCGCATTACCGACGAACCGTTTATGGAAGTGGTGAAAGAGAAATTGGGCGATCTGAAGCTGCGGGGCTCCTGGGGCCAGTTGGGCAACCAGCAGATCATTTCCAACTATGGCTACCTGAATGTGTATACGACGGTAAGCAATATGTACGGGTTCAACAACCTCCCGCAGTCGGGCTCCTCGTTTGCGGTGGGCAACCCCGTGATCACCTGGGAATCCGCCAACTCGGCGAACATCGGCTTCGACCTGTCGATGCTCGACAACCGGCTGACCATCAGCTACGATTACTTCCATAAAATTACCGACAACATCCTGCTGCAACTGCCCGCACCCGGACTGTACGGCGCTACGCCCGCATTCCAGAACGCAGGAAAAGTGAAGAACCAGGGGTATGAACTGGCGATTAATTACCGCGCCAAAACCGGTGATTTCAACCATACCATCGGCGCCAACCTCGCCGATAACCTGAACGAGATTGTGGATTTCAAAGGCAGAACGTTTATCCAGGAGGGAGACGTAACGTACATCAACCGCGAAGGTTTCCCTATCAGTTCTTACTATGGCTACCAGGCAGACGGGTTCTACCAGAGCCTGGAAGATATCAAAAACAGTCCGAAGCCTTCGTTCGTAAACGAAGTGAAACCCGGCGACATCAAGTATGTTGACCGCAACGGAGACGGCATCATCGATAACCGCGACCGTTTCGTGATGGGCAATCCCTTCCCGCGGTTCACTTTCGGGTTGAACTACAGCGTGAACTGGAAAGGTTTCGACGCAAGCATCTTCATCCAGGGTGTGGGAAAACGGAATGTGTACCTGCGCGGCGAGGGGGTGGAAGCGTTCCACAATAACTGGGACAACGTGTATTCCCGGCACATGGATCGCTGGACGCCGAACAATCCCAATGCGGATTATCCCCGCCTGACGATCGGCACGGCTTCCGTGAATAACAACGCCAATTCTACTTTCTGGCTGGAAAATGCGGCTTACGCCCGTTTGAAGAACGCGCAGATCGGATACACGCTGCCGGCCAGCTTCACCAATAAAGCGAAGATCCAGAAGATGAGAATCTACCTCACCGGTCAGAACCTGTTTACCGTAACAGGTATGAAGAACGGGATGGACCCTGAGCTGACGGAGTTCAACAGCACGCTGAACCTGAACGCGCTGAGCAGCTCCACGAGCGGCCGTATCTACCCGGTGCAGAAAGTCTGGGCGGTAGGGCTGGACATCAACTTTTAA